One stretch of Amycolatopsis tolypomycina DNA includes these proteins:
- a CDS encoding MFS transporter produces MTGELKRARLGVSVVFAVCGAAFATWLARVPAVQERLGLSTGELATGLFGLAAGSVLALLGAGALLTRIGSRAAVVLGAVVLCAGLPLVALAWSAPVFCAALVVLGVGNSLLDVAMNAHAARVEEGYDRPIFAGFHAFWNIGGLAGSGVDALMEAARVPVTVHFPVAGAVLLAVALWAARTRFLGGADRGQGGAAFAWPSRALVPLGVIAFCGFVAEGAVNSWSAVYLADVTGATPALASLGYFAFSGTMIAVRLVADRVVARTGAVRFVRVAAAVAVLGFAVVLAVPWPVAVVFGFAVVGLGVAGIVPIAWSVASRKQADAPARAVAAVAACGYLGFLVEPVLVGALATHVGLHWALSSAVAVTFAIIFLAPSLRESARTRAGSA; encoded by the coding sequence GTGACTGGGGAGTTGAAGCGGGCCCGGCTGGGCGTTTCCGTCGTGTTCGCCGTGTGCGGTGCCGCGTTCGCGACCTGGCTGGCGCGGGTGCCCGCGGTGCAGGAACGGCTCGGGCTGAGCACGGGCGAGCTGGCGACCGGCCTGTTCGGGCTCGCCGCCGGCTCGGTGCTGGCGCTGCTGGGCGCGGGCGCGCTGCTGACCCGGATCGGCAGCCGCGCGGCCGTGGTGCTCGGTGCCGTCGTGCTGTGCGCGGGCCTGCCGCTGGTCGCGCTCGCGTGGTCGGCGCCGGTGTTCTGCGCCGCGCTCGTCGTGCTCGGGGTGGGCAACAGCCTGCTCGACGTCGCGATGAACGCCCACGCCGCCCGCGTCGAGGAGGGCTACGACCGCCCGATCTTCGCCGGCTTCCACGCCTTCTGGAACATCGGCGGCCTCGCGGGCTCGGGCGTCGACGCGCTGATGGAAGCCGCGCGGGTCCCGGTGACCGTGCACTTCCCGGTCGCCGGCGCGGTGCTGCTGGCGGTGGCGCTGTGGGCGGCCCGCACCCGGTTCCTCGGCGGCGCCGACCGCGGCCAGGGCGGCGCGGCGTTCGCCTGGCCGAGCCGGGCGCTGGTGCCACTGGGCGTGATCGCCTTCTGCGGGTTCGTCGCGGAGGGCGCGGTCAACAGCTGGAGCGCGGTGTACCTCGCCGACGTCACCGGCGCGACGCCCGCGTTGGCCTCACTCGGCTACTTCGCCTTTTCGGGGACGATGATCGCGGTCCGCCTGGTCGCCGACCGCGTCGTGGCCCGGACGGGCGCGGTCCGCTTCGTCCGCGTCGCGGCGGCGGTCGCGGTGCTGGGCTTCGCCGTGGTCCTCGCGGTGCCGTGGCCGGTCGCGGTGGTGTTCGGGTTCGCGGTGGTCGGGCTCGGCGTGGCCGGGATCGTGCCGATCGCCTGGAGCGTGGCGAGCCGCAAGCAGGCGGACGCGCCGGCCCGCGCGGTGGCCGCCGTCGCGGCCTGCGGGTACCTGGGGTTCCTGGTCGAGCCGGTGCTGGTCGGCGCACTCGCCACCCACGTCGGCCTGCACTGGGCCCTGTCGTCGGCGGTCGCGGTCACCTTCGCGATCATCTTTCTCGCGCCGTCGCTGCGGGAATCCGCCCGCACGCGCGCTGGTTCGGCTTAG
- a CDS encoding oxidoreductase — MISGTAGTWTLGDLTVNRIGFGAMRLPQNGQAFAADAVPRDRDQAIAVLRRAVELGVNHIDTAAFYFSRLRSANELINRALAPYPDDLVIATKVGPARDPAGEWLPLARPEQLRGQVEENLRQLGRDHLDVVNLRVAGLDSITEHFGVLAELRAAGLIRHLGISNARPEHLAQAQAVAPVVCVQNAYGLGYRRGQDAFLRTCGEQGIAFVPFFAIAGAGREAGAGGDEHEEVLATARAHGASPVQVRLAWALRRGPHVLVIPGTGTPGHLEDNVAAGALRLTPDELAGLDAVHAASPER, encoded by the coding sequence ATGATCTCCGGTACGGCAGGCACCTGGACGCTCGGCGACCTGACGGTCAACCGCATCGGCTTCGGCGCGATGCGGTTGCCGCAAAACGGCCAGGCCTTCGCCGCCGACGCCGTCCCGCGCGACCGCGACCAGGCGATCGCCGTGCTGCGCCGGGCCGTCGAGCTGGGCGTAAACCACATCGACACGGCGGCGTTCTACTTCTCGCGGCTGCGTTCGGCCAACGAGCTGATCAACCGCGCGCTGGCGCCGTACCCCGACGACCTGGTCATCGCCACCAAGGTCGGCCCGGCCCGCGACCCGGCGGGCGAGTGGCTGCCCCTGGCCCGCCCGGAGCAGCTGCGCGGGCAGGTCGAAGAGAACCTGCGCCAGCTCGGCCGCGACCACCTGGACGTGGTGAACCTGCGCGTCGCCGGGCTCGACTCGATCACCGAGCACTTCGGCGTGCTGGCCGAGCTGCGGGCGGCCGGGCTGATCCGCCACTTGGGCATTTCCAACGCGCGGCCCGAGCACCTCGCCCAGGCACAGGCCGTCGCGCCGGTGGTCTGCGTGCAGAACGCGTACGGCCTGGGGTACCGCCGGGGACAGGACGCGTTCCTCCGCACCTGCGGAGAGCAGGGCATCGCGTTCGTGCCGTTCTTCGCGATCGCCGGCGCCGGGCGCGAGGCGGGCGCGGGCGGTGACGAGCACGAGGAGGTGCTCGCCACCGCCCGGGCGCACGGGGCGAGCCCGGTGCAGGTCCGGCTCGCGTGGGCGCTGCGGCGGGGACCTCACGTGCTGGTCATCCCCGGCACCGGCACCCCTGGTCATTTGGAGGACAACGTCGCCGCCGGCGCCCTCCGGCTCACGCCGGACGAGCTCGCCGGCCTCGACGCCGTCCACGCCGCCTCACCGGAGCGGTGA
- a CDS encoding FAD-dependent monooxygenase — MDSTTEPFDVVIAGCGPTGATLAAELRLHGVRVIVLEQDTEPASSVRIVGLHIRSLELMAMRGLLDRLRAHGRQRPAGGFFAAIPKPAPPDLDSAHAYLLGIPQPVVVRLLEEHAIDLGAEVRRGAAVVDFEQDDQGVTVELADGERLRARYLVGCDGGRSAVRKLSGVGFPGEPSRTETLMGEMAATAPPTEIAAKVAEVGETHRPFWLRPFGEGVYSVVVPAAGVGDRATPPTLDDFRQQLRAVAGTDFGVHSPRWLSRFGDATRLAERYRVGRVLLAGDAAHIHPPLGGQGLNLGVQDAFNLGWKLAGRIRGWAPAPLLDTYEAERRPVAEAVLDNTRAQQELTSRGPGPGAVRRLLTELMDLGEVNRHLIGKITAIDLRYDFGEGPDLLGRRLRDIDVAQGRLYDRLHRGRGLLLDRTGRLTADGWAGRVDHLADPAAALDVPAILLRPDGYVAWAGDDQRDLDGHLARWFGSPLR; from the coding sequence GTGGATTCCACCACCGAACCGTTCGACGTCGTCATCGCCGGCTGCGGGCCGACCGGGGCAACACTGGCCGCCGAGCTGCGGCTGCACGGCGTGCGGGTGATCGTCCTCGAACAGGACACCGAGCCCGCGTCGTCCGTCCGGATCGTCGGCCTGCACATCCGCAGCCTCGAGCTGATGGCGATGCGCGGCCTGCTCGACCGCCTCCGCGCCCACGGACGGCAGCGTCCGGCCGGCGGTTTCTTCGCCGCGATCCCCAAGCCCGCACCCCCGGACCTCGACTCCGCGCACGCCTACCTGCTGGGCATCCCGCAGCCGGTCGTCGTCCGGCTCCTCGAAGAACACGCGATCGACCTCGGTGCCGAGGTCCGGCGCGGCGCCGCCGTGGTCGATTTCGAGCAAGACGACCAGGGCGTGACCGTCGAGCTGGCCGACGGTGAACGACTGCGTGCCCGCTACCTCGTCGGCTGTGACGGCGGGCGCAGCGCGGTGCGCAAGCTGAGCGGCGTCGGCTTTCCCGGCGAGCCTTCGCGGACCGAGACGCTGATGGGCGAGATGGCCGCGACGGCGCCGCCGACGGAGATCGCCGCCAAGGTCGCCGAGGTCGGTGAGACCCATCGGCCGTTCTGGCTGCGGCCCTTCGGCGAAGGCGTCTACAGCGTCGTCGTCCCGGCCGCGGGCGTCGGCGATCGCGCGACGCCGCCGACCCTGGACGATTTTCGGCAACAGCTCCGGGCCGTCGCCGGAACCGACTTCGGCGTGCACTCCCCGCGCTGGTTGTCGCGTTTCGGCGACGCCACCCGGCTCGCCGAGCGGTACCGCGTCGGGCGGGTGCTGCTGGCCGGCGACGCGGCCCACATCCACCCGCCCCTCGGCGGCCAGGGCCTCAACCTGGGCGTCCAGGACGCCTTCAACCTCGGCTGGAAACTGGCCGGCCGGATCCGCGGCTGGGCGCCGGCACCCCTGCTGGACACCTACGAGGCCGAACGTCGTCCGGTCGCCGAGGCCGTGCTGGACAACACCCGGGCCCAGCAGGAGCTGACGTCGCGCGGACCGGGCCCGGGGGCCGTGCGCAGGCTGCTCACCGAGCTGATGGACCTCGGCGAGGTCAACCGCCACCTCATCGGGAAGATCACCGCGATCGATCTTCGGTACGATTTCGGCGAAGGCCCCGATCTGCTCGGCCGCCGGTTGCGCGACATCGACGTGGCGCAGGGCCGCCTCTACGACCGGCTGCACCGCGGCCGTGGCCTGCTCCTGGACCGCACCGGACGCCTGACCGCCGACGGCTGGGCCGGCCGCGTCGACCACCTCGCTGACCCGGCCGCGGCCCTCGACGTTCCGGCGATCCTGCTGCGTCCCGACGGCTACGTCGCCTGGGCCGGCGACGACCAACGGGACCTGGACGGCCACCTGGCCCGCTGGTTCGGCTCACCGCTCCGGTGA
- a CDS encoding NlpC/P60 family protein, whose amino-acid sequence MVVVAAVVVVAGALVAGILLAPKQQETTNAAATVTQASSPSPTSTKPPTPTPPQTPTPPKVPEPSEFDAWASKTSQWLDIPLRAMVGYAKATAKLTKDIPGCRLSWVTLAAVGKVTTDHGRARGGQFGTTGTLDKPLATIEVRDFYNKVVSTANAAGPMQLSPAIWGKYQASASGGKPNVQNIDDAALTTGRALCADGHDLSQGQVWWDSVGTLQPAPLFLHRTLATVNVYGTVGQGTAAPNPAVLSAVNFAIDKIGLPYIWGGNGTGGNDPGFDCSGLTTAAYGSAGIKLMRTADTQFRSVPHVTDPQLGDLIFYGEPATKIHHVGLYIGNQQMIDAPQTGQAVQVHSYRRPGDDYAGAGRPTA is encoded by the coding sequence GTGGTGGTGGTCGCGGCCGTGGTCGTCGTCGCGGGCGCGCTGGTCGCCGGCATCCTGCTCGCGCCGAAGCAGCAGGAGACCACGAACGCCGCCGCGACGGTCACCCAGGCGTCGTCGCCGTCGCCGACGTCCACCAAGCCGCCGACGCCCACGCCGCCGCAGACCCCGACGCCGCCCAAGGTGCCGGAACCGAGCGAGTTCGACGCCTGGGCGTCCAAGACCAGCCAGTGGCTCGACATCCCGCTGCGCGCGATGGTCGGCTACGCGAAGGCGACGGCGAAACTCACCAAGGACATCCCGGGGTGCCGCCTTTCGTGGGTCACGCTGGCCGCGGTCGGAAAAGTGACCACGGACCACGGCCGGGCTCGGGGCGGGCAGTTCGGCACCACCGGCACGCTGGACAAGCCGCTCGCCACGATCGAAGTGCGCGACTTCTACAACAAGGTCGTCTCGACGGCGAACGCCGCCGGGCCCATGCAGCTGTCGCCGGCGATCTGGGGCAAGTACCAGGCGAGCGCGTCCGGCGGGAAACCCAATGTCCAAAATATCGACGACGCCGCGCTGACCACGGGCCGCGCGCTGTGCGCCGACGGCCACGACCTGTCCCAGGGCCAGGTGTGGTGGGACTCGGTCGGCACGCTGCAGCCGGCGCCGCTGTTCCTGCACCGGACGCTGGCCACGGTCAACGTCTACGGCACGGTCGGCCAGGGCACGGCGGCGCCGAACCCGGCGGTGCTGAGCGCGGTGAACTTCGCGATCGACAAGATCGGCCTCCCCTACATCTGGGGCGGCAACGGCACCGGCGGCAACGACCCGGGCTTCGACTGCTCGGGCCTGACGACGGCGGCGTACGGCAGCGCCGGCATCAAGCTGATGCGCACGGCCGACACGCAGTTCCGCAGCGTGCCGCACGTGACCGACCCGCAGCTGGGTGATCTGATCTTCTACGGCGAGCCGGCGACGAAGATCCACCACGTCGGTCTCTACATCGGCAACCAGCAGATGATCGACGCGCCGCAGACCGGCCAGGCGGTCCAGGTCCACTCCTACCGCCGGCCCGGCGACGACTACGCGGGAGCCGGCCGCCCGACGGCGTGA
- a CDS encoding nucleoside hydrolase: protein MGTKLIIDTDPGVDDALAIALAALSPDVDLLGVTSVFGNVPLDRTTANAQRLLALFGRDDVPVAAGAARPLIYSKPRDAKEVHGGDGLSGHSYTLPEASRPLEERDAVRLMLDLLDAADEPVTIAPIGPLTNIAALLAAHPGAAAKIARLVIMGGGVTFGNSTTAAEFNIWSDPEAARRVLVEEDVPVVLVPLDLTHRCAVDGEWLAKLAASGPVGATLEGLTSTYRQHYTRVFGEDRMVMHDAVAVAEAISPGILRTETYRVDVDCGLGPARGQTLVDRRRLGEDDPQFSPGRPIEVAVDTDLDGLRGFVLDRLTGAAR, encoded by the coding sequence ATGGGCACGAAGCTGATCATCGACACCGACCCGGGCGTCGACGACGCGCTCGCGATCGCGCTGGCGGCGCTGTCCCCGGACGTCGACCTCCTGGGCGTGACGTCGGTTTTCGGCAACGTCCCCCTCGACCGCACCACGGCGAACGCGCAGCGGCTGCTGGCGTTGTTCGGCCGTGACGACGTGCCCGTGGCCGCCGGGGCGGCGCGGCCACTCATCTACTCCAAGCCGCGTGACGCGAAAGAGGTCCACGGCGGCGACGGCCTTTCCGGCCACTCCTACACGCTGCCCGAGGCGAGCCGTCCGCTGGAGGAGCGGGACGCCGTCCGGCTGATGCTCGACCTGCTCGACGCCGCCGACGAACCGGTGACCATCGCCCCGATCGGGCCCCTGACGAACATCGCCGCGCTGCTCGCGGCCCACCCCGGCGCGGCGGCGAAGATCGCGCGGCTGGTGATCATGGGCGGCGGCGTGACGTTCGGCAACAGCACGACCGCCGCCGAGTTCAACATCTGGAGCGACCCCGAGGCGGCCCGGCGGGTGCTCGTCGAGGAGGACGTCCCGGTGGTGCTGGTGCCGCTCGACCTCACGCACCGCTGCGCCGTCGACGGCGAATGGCTGGCGAAGCTCGCGGCGTCGGGACCGGTCGGCGCCACCCTCGAAGGCCTGACGTCGACGTACCGGCAGCACTACACGCGCGTGTTCGGCGAAGACCGGATGGTCATGCACGACGCCGTCGCGGTCGCCGAGGCGATCTCGCCCGGCATCCTGCGCACGGAGACCTACCGGGTCGACGTCGACTGCGGCCTCGGCCCGGCCCGCGGCCAGACCCTGGTCGACCGGCGACGACTGGGCGAGGACGATCCGCAGTTCTCCCCCGGCCGCCCGATCGAGGTCGCCGTGGACACCGACCTCGACGGCCTGCGCGGCTTCGTGCTCGACCGGCTCACGGGAGCGGCCCGGTGA